A window from Mytilus galloprovincialis chromosome 8, xbMytGall1.hap1.1, whole genome shotgun sequence encodes these proteins:
- the LOC143085459 gene encoding uncharacterized protein LOC143085459 isoform X1 gives MAEVSRPPPPKRPTIIRAQNTHDSEKDNDNDVVPRRPVPPTGGGRPPPKPPNRPPSFRKDSHEKKEETENVELRHPGNKSARPSSVGSKVDGAPKRKLEITIVSARPMSEVGFRDTSAINTPSSKPDYKKESPKPALKMVPPTSLVPVKGSLPPRPSKPESLPHHRPPPPVPTRKDVPPQQENKNPTILRAPASPSPKPRPQKSSPESPLAKPRSSVPAQESSPPLKPRKIPSVSTRPLPPTPSPDNGESDLVTESPAKPQRSYTWSGENESENVSQSSISDKPRRPTIIRPAKMNKSIEKSQDNDSSQNGISVSSSHQKDSFPPLQIRNSEKPPENKEEEKENKKDDHINQKNKKNMDTEPHHVAEADEKKKPPIAAKPKPSVLPKPKLKPQANVHTEDDNQTASKDQTELNNFKDSVVSDKVEIKKTRKPTIIRANVPKQPSEETVPKMVEESSNENLEKEIPEYAVVLKPAKNKSEIKPPIISSVPSEKPPPPVPSKRFTPSTPKSKDDLEIHRNTETETVQHRPKPMARARPMTMVITSSSKMQTTIPSKPPPPSFLSPNKPSPNVASLSKPPPPAVPQPAKPQCNTSKHPQQEAPDADAESTRQEKVPPPRPSPAARPKSMFHSRNIHSDEENLEESKDKPIRPKAGPLRPSHGPVKSPETDSGSSTIEKDKKIPTPIEEPGPDLPSRPGPGHPLYHYMLCVPHGQAIHDYDGAGPDDLSFKADDIVILHKRVDESWLYGQVGEAKGMFPQSFIHILRPFDGEVTPLPSPLGSKTSDSDSSPATSVKEKVDTIKTGPRCVARFDFDGEGVEDLCFEEGDYIRLIEKVDSEWVRGDLGGKVGIFPLTFVEVIEDLPDLASDGMNEMVQSEEPFHVKETEDTNIRQHEDNWNKLEDKCLWCESIADFPGESPDDLSFNEGDIIEIIAEIDENWMKGRLKDREGIFPASFVIRIDNPSPEIIGSPMKHEEVGKVEEETIGEAIYDFDGENDKELSFKTGDQIRLGTRVDGAEDWQWGELNGQTGIFPAAFIQILS, from the exons ATGGCAGAAGTGTCCAGGCCACCACCCCCTAAAAGACCAACGATAATACGTGCCCAGAATACGCACGATTCTGAAAAAG acaatGACAATGATGTGGTACCAAGGAGACCTGTTCCACCTACTGGGGGAGGAAGACCGCCACCTAAACCACCTAACAGACCACCATCATTTAGAAAAG ATTCACAtgaaaagaaagaagaaacagaGAATGTGGAATTAAGACATCCTGGAAACAAATCTGCTAGACCTTCTTCTGTTGGTAGTAAAGTTGACGGTGCTCCTAAAAG GAAGTTAGAAATAACTATTGTCTCAGCAAGACCAATGAGTGAAGTAGGTTTCAGAGATACATCTGCTATCAACACGCCATCATCAAAACCAGACTACAAAAAAGAATCGCCTAAACCAGCTCTTAAAATGGTACCACCTACATCACTTGTCCCTGTAAAGGGTTCCCTTCCTCCAAGACCATCAAAACCAG AATCTTTGCCACACCACAGACCACCACCACCAGTACCTACAAGAAAAGATGTTCCTCCACAGCAAGAAAATAAAAATCCAACCATTCTCAGGGCACCTGCATCACCCTCACCAAAACCACGCCCACAGAAGTCATCCCCTGAATCTCCATTGGCTAAACCTAGATCCAGTGTTCCTGCTCAAGAATCATCACCACCACTGAAACCTCGTAAAATACCGTCTGTTTCTACTCGTCCATTACCACCTACACCATCTCCCGACAATGGTGAATCAGATCTGGTTACAGAATCTCCAGCAAAACCTCAGCGATCATATACTTGGTCAGGTGAAAATGAGTCCGAAAATGTCTCCCAGTCTTCCATCTCTGACAAACCAAGGAGACCAACTATAATTCGTCCAGCAAAAATGAACAAAAGTATTGAGAAATCTCAAGACAACGATTCTAGTCAAAATGGGATATCTGTCTCATCCTCCCATCAAAAAGATAGTTTTCCCCCTCTTCAAATTAGAAATTCTGAAAAACCACCTGAAAATAAAGAAGaagagaaagaaaacaaaaaagatgaTCATATTAAccagaaaaataaaaagaatatggATACTGAACCACATCATGTTGCAGAAGCTGATGAGAAAAAGAAACCTCCAATAGCTGCTAAACCCAAACCATCAGTTTTACCTAAACCTAAACTTAAACCACAAGCTAACGTTCACACAGAAGACGATAATCAGACTGCAAGTAAAGACCAGACTGAGCTAAACAATTTTAAAGACTCGGTAGTTTCAGATAAAgttgaaataaagaaaacaagaaaaccaacaatAATTAGAGCAAATGTACCTAAACAGCCTTCTGAAGAAACTGTACCGAAAATGGTTGAGGAATCCTCCAATGAAAATTTGGAAAAAGAAATCCCTGAGTATGCTGTTGTATTAAAGCCAGCAAAAAACAAATCAGAAATAAAACCTCCAATTATTTCATCTGTTCCATCAGAAAAACCTCCACCACCAGTCCCATCTAAAAGATTTACTCCATCGACTCCAAAATCTAAAGATGACTTAGAAATCCATAGGAATACAGAGACAGAAACAGTTCAACATAGACCTAAACCAATGGCTAGAGCTAGACCTATGACAATGGTGATAACATCATCTTCTAAAATGCAAACAACTATCCCGTCAAAACCACCACCGCCAAGTTTTCTGAGTCCTAATAAACCATCTCCTAATGTGGCAAGTCTGTCTAAGCCTCCTCCACCAGCAGTGCCACAACCCGCCAAACCACAATGTAATACCAGCAAACATCCACAACAAGAGGCTCCAGATGCTGATGCTGAATCAACCAGGCAAGAGAAAG ttcCACCACCAAGACCTTCTCCTGCAGCAAGACCGAAATCCATGTTCCATTCACGCAATATTCATTCAGATGAAG AAAACCTAGAGGAATCAAAAGACAAACCAATAAGACCAAAAGCTGGTCCACTACGGCCATCACATGGACCAGTTAAGTCCCCTGAAACTGACAGTGg aagcTCAACAATAGAGAAAGACAAGAAAATTCCTACTCCAATAGAGG AGCCAGGACCAGATCTACCCAGTAGACCAGGACCAGGTCATCCTCTATACCACTATATGTTATGTGTACCACATGGTCAGGCTATACATGATTACGATGGAGCTGGCCCAGATGATTTGTCTTTTAAG GCTGATGATATAGTGATATTACACAAAAGAGTAGATGAGTCATGGCTGTATGGTCAGGTTGGTGAAGCTAAAGGAATGTTTCCTCAAAGTTTTATACACATACTTAGACCTTTTGATGGAGAG GTAACTCCACTACCATCACCTTTAGGAAGTAAGACATCAGACAGTGATTCATCTCCAGCTACATCTGTTAAAGAGAAAGTAGATACGATCAAAACTGGTCCCCGGTGTGTGGCAAGGTTTGACTTTGATGGAGAAGGAGTAGAAGATCTTTGTTTTGAGGAAGGAGATTACATACGACTGATAGAGAAAGTAGATAGTGAATGGGTTAGAGGAGATCTGGGTGGTAAAGTTGGCATATTTCCTCTGACATTTGTGGAAGTGATTGAAGATTTGCCAGATCTTGCCAGTGATGGGATGAATGAAATGGTACAGTCGGAAGAACCATTTCATGTGAAAGAAACTGAAGATACTAATATAAGACAACATGAAGACAATTGGAATAAG ttagaGGATAAATGTTTGTGGTGTGAATCCATTGCAGATTTTCCTGGTGAAAGTCCAGATGATTTGAGTTTTAATGAAGGAGACATTATAGAGATCATAGCAGAAATAGATGAAAATTGGATGAAAGGAAGATTAAAAGATAGGGAAGGCATATTTCCTGCAAGCTTTGTTATAAGAATAGATAACCCTAGTCCTGAAATTATCG GTTCACCAATGAAACATGAAGAAGTTGGAAAAGTGGAAGAAGAAACAATTGGAGAAGCAATATATGATTTTGATGGAGAAAATGACAAGGAATTATCTTTCAAG acTGGAGACCAGATCAGACTAGGGACCAGAGTAGACGGAGCTGAAGACTGGCAGTGGGGAGAATTAAATGGACAAACTGGAATTTTTCCTGCAGCTTTTATACAAATTCTCAGCTGA
- the LOC143085459 gene encoding uncharacterized protein LOC143085459 isoform X2, which produces MSEVGFRDTSAINTPSSKPDYKKESPKPALKMVPPTSLVPVKGSLPPRPSKPESLPHHRPPPPVPTRKDVPPQQENKNPTILRAPASPSPKPRPQKSSPESPLAKPRSSVPAQESSPPLKPRKIPSVSTRPLPPTPSPDNGESDLVTESPAKPQRSYTWSGENESENVSQSSISDKPRRPTIIRPAKMNKSIEKSQDNDSSQNGISVSSSHQKDSFPPLQIRNSEKPPENKEEEKENKKDDHINQKNKKNMDTEPHHVAEADEKKKPPIAAKPKPSVLPKPKLKPQANVHTEDDNQTASKDQTELNNFKDSVVSDKVEIKKTRKPTIIRANVPKQPSEETVPKMVEESSNENLEKEIPEYAVVLKPAKNKSEIKPPIISSVPSEKPPPPVPSKRFTPSTPKSKDDLEIHRNTETETVQHRPKPMARARPMTMVITSSSKMQTTIPSKPPPPSFLSPNKPSPNVASLSKPPPPAVPQPAKPQCNTSKHPQQEAPDADAESTRQEKVPPPRPSPAARPKSMFHSRNIHSDEENLEESKDKPIRPKAGPLRPSHGPVKSPETDSGSSTIEKDKKIPTPIEEPGPDLPSRPGPGHPLYHYMLCVPHGQAIHDYDGAGPDDLSFKADDIVILHKRVDESWLYGQVGEAKGMFPQSFIHILRPFDGEVTPLPSPLGSKTSDSDSSPATSVKEKVDTIKTGPRCVARFDFDGEGVEDLCFEEGDYIRLIEKVDSEWVRGDLGGKVGIFPLTFVEVIEDLPDLASDGMNEMVQSEEPFHVKETEDTNIRQHEDNWNKLEDKCLWCESIADFPGESPDDLSFNEGDIIEIIAEIDENWMKGRLKDREGIFPASFVIRIDNPSPEIIGSPMKHEEVGKVEEETIGEAIYDFDGENDKELSFKTGDQIRLGTRVDGAEDWQWGELNGQTGIFPAAFIQILS; this is translated from the exons ATGAGTGAAGTAGGTTTCAGAGATACATCTGCTATCAACACGCCATCATCAAAACCAGACTACAAAAAAGAATCGCCTAAACCAGCTCTTAAAATGGTACCACCTACATCACTTGTCCCTGTAAAGGGTTCCCTTCCTCCAAGACCATCAAAACCAG AATCTTTGCCACACCACAGACCACCACCACCAGTACCTACAAGAAAAGATGTTCCTCCACAGCAAGAAAATAAAAATCCAACCATTCTCAGGGCACCTGCATCACCCTCACCAAAACCACGCCCACAGAAGTCATCCCCTGAATCTCCATTGGCTAAACCTAGATCCAGTGTTCCTGCTCAAGAATCATCACCACCACTGAAACCTCGTAAAATACCGTCTGTTTCTACTCGTCCATTACCACCTACACCATCTCCCGACAATGGTGAATCAGATCTGGTTACAGAATCTCCAGCAAAACCTCAGCGATCATATACTTGGTCAGGTGAAAATGAGTCCGAAAATGTCTCCCAGTCTTCCATCTCTGACAAACCAAGGAGACCAACTATAATTCGTCCAGCAAAAATGAACAAAAGTATTGAGAAATCTCAAGACAACGATTCTAGTCAAAATGGGATATCTGTCTCATCCTCCCATCAAAAAGATAGTTTTCCCCCTCTTCAAATTAGAAATTCTGAAAAACCACCTGAAAATAAAGAAGaagagaaagaaaacaaaaaagatgaTCATATTAAccagaaaaataaaaagaatatggATACTGAACCACATCATGTTGCAGAAGCTGATGAGAAAAAGAAACCTCCAATAGCTGCTAAACCCAAACCATCAGTTTTACCTAAACCTAAACTTAAACCACAAGCTAACGTTCACACAGAAGACGATAATCAGACTGCAAGTAAAGACCAGACTGAGCTAAACAATTTTAAAGACTCGGTAGTTTCAGATAAAgttgaaataaagaaaacaagaaaaccaacaatAATTAGAGCAAATGTACCTAAACAGCCTTCTGAAGAAACTGTACCGAAAATGGTTGAGGAATCCTCCAATGAAAATTTGGAAAAAGAAATCCCTGAGTATGCTGTTGTATTAAAGCCAGCAAAAAACAAATCAGAAATAAAACCTCCAATTATTTCATCTGTTCCATCAGAAAAACCTCCACCACCAGTCCCATCTAAAAGATTTACTCCATCGACTCCAAAATCTAAAGATGACTTAGAAATCCATAGGAATACAGAGACAGAAACAGTTCAACATAGACCTAAACCAATGGCTAGAGCTAGACCTATGACAATGGTGATAACATCATCTTCTAAAATGCAAACAACTATCCCGTCAAAACCACCACCGCCAAGTTTTCTGAGTCCTAATAAACCATCTCCTAATGTGGCAAGTCTGTCTAAGCCTCCTCCACCAGCAGTGCCACAACCCGCCAAACCACAATGTAATACCAGCAAACATCCACAACAAGAGGCTCCAGATGCTGATGCTGAATCAACCAGGCAAGAGAAAG ttcCACCACCAAGACCTTCTCCTGCAGCAAGACCGAAATCCATGTTCCATTCACGCAATATTCATTCAGATGAAG AAAACCTAGAGGAATCAAAAGACAAACCAATAAGACCAAAAGCTGGTCCACTACGGCCATCACATGGACCAGTTAAGTCCCCTGAAACTGACAGTGg aagcTCAACAATAGAGAAAGACAAGAAAATTCCTACTCCAATAGAGG AGCCAGGACCAGATCTACCCAGTAGACCAGGACCAGGTCATCCTCTATACCACTATATGTTATGTGTACCACATGGTCAGGCTATACATGATTACGATGGAGCTGGCCCAGATGATTTGTCTTTTAAG GCTGATGATATAGTGATATTACACAAAAGAGTAGATGAGTCATGGCTGTATGGTCAGGTTGGTGAAGCTAAAGGAATGTTTCCTCAAAGTTTTATACACATACTTAGACCTTTTGATGGAGAG GTAACTCCACTACCATCACCTTTAGGAAGTAAGACATCAGACAGTGATTCATCTCCAGCTACATCTGTTAAAGAGAAAGTAGATACGATCAAAACTGGTCCCCGGTGTGTGGCAAGGTTTGACTTTGATGGAGAAGGAGTAGAAGATCTTTGTTTTGAGGAAGGAGATTACATACGACTGATAGAGAAAGTAGATAGTGAATGGGTTAGAGGAGATCTGGGTGGTAAAGTTGGCATATTTCCTCTGACATTTGTGGAAGTGATTGAAGATTTGCCAGATCTTGCCAGTGATGGGATGAATGAAATGGTACAGTCGGAAGAACCATTTCATGTGAAAGAAACTGAAGATACTAATATAAGACAACATGAAGACAATTGGAATAAG ttagaGGATAAATGTTTGTGGTGTGAATCCATTGCAGATTTTCCTGGTGAAAGTCCAGATGATTTGAGTTTTAATGAAGGAGACATTATAGAGATCATAGCAGAAATAGATGAAAATTGGATGAAAGGAAGATTAAAAGATAGGGAAGGCATATTTCCTGCAAGCTTTGTTATAAGAATAGATAACCCTAGTCCTGAAATTATCG GTTCACCAATGAAACATGAAGAAGTTGGAAAAGTGGAAGAAGAAACAATTGGAGAAGCAATATATGATTTTGATGGAGAAAATGACAAGGAATTATCTTTCAAG acTGGAGACCAGATCAGACTAGGGACCAGAGTAGACGGAGCTGAAGACTGGCAGTGGGGAGAATTAAATGGACAAACTGGAATTTTTCCTGCAGCTTTTATACAAATTCTCAGCTGA